AACAATGCAGACGTTGCCGCCAAAATGTTGAAAGACTCCGGATTGAATTTGACGGCCGCCACCGAACTCACGGATGCGGCGAACAAGGCCTGCGCGGCGGTGAAGGGATAGCACATCATGTCGATCTTACTTAACAAAAATACCAAGATCCTCGTGCAGGGAATCACCGGCTCCGAAGGATCATTTCATACCCAGCAGATGCTGGAGTACAACACGAACGTCGTTGCAGGCGTGACTCCCGGCAAGGGCGGAACGTTGGCAAATGAAAAAGTTCCCGTTTTCAACACGGTGCGCGACGCCGTAGATAAGACCGGTGCGAACGCCTCGATCATCTTCGTTCCGCCGCCGTTCGCGGCTGATGCGATGCTCGAAGCGATTGAAGCGGGCGTCGAACTGATCATTGCCATCACCGAGGGCGTGCCCGTGCGCGATATGGTCACCGTGAAGCATGCGCTGAGCGGCTCGAAGTCGCGTTTGGTCGGTCCCAATTGCCCGGGCGTAATTACTCCTGGAGTGGGGAAGATGGGCATCATGCCTGCTTTCATTCATCTTGAAGGTAAGTGCGGATTGATCAGCCGCAGCGGCACGTTGACCTACGAAGCCGTGAAGCAATTGACGGATCGCGGCATTGGCCAATCCACTTGCGTCGGTATCGGCGGCGATCCGATTCCCGGCACGAACTTCCTGGATGCGCTGAAGCTCTTCAATGCAGACCCTGACACCAACGCCGTCGTGATGATCGGCGAAATCGGCGGCTCTGCGGAAGAAGAAGCCGCAGAGTACATCAAGAGCGAATTCAAGAAGCCGGTTGTCGGCTTCATCGCAGGTCAAACGGCTCCTCCGGGACGCCGAATGGGTCATGCCGGCGCGATTATCGCGGGCGGCAAAGGCACGGCGAAAGAAAAAGTAGCGGCGATGGAGAGCGCAGGGATTCACGTTTCGAAATCCCCGGCAGACATCGGTGCGACGATGGCAAAAGTCTTAGGTAAATAATCATACAAAAGGAAACGATGGAACGCACATTGATGATCATCAAGCCCGATGCAGTTGCCGCAAAGAATATCGGCAACATCGTGGCTCGTGTCGAAAAAGAAGGATTCAACATCACCGGTTTGCGCTACGCTCAATTGACTAAGGAGCAGGCGGGTGATTTTTACGCGGTTCACAAAGAGCGTCCCTTTTATGGTGACCTCGTGAACTATATGACCAGTGGTCCCGTGGTGGTCGGCCGTTTAGAGCGCGAAAACGCCGTCGAACATTGGCGTTCGGTGATCGGCGCGACCGATCCTAAGAAAGCCGAAGCGGGAACCATCCGCGCACTTTATGGAGCGAGCATCGAAGCCAATGCCGTGCATGGCTCCGATTCTCCGGAAAACGGCAAGAAAGAAACTGATTTCTTCTTTGCCTAATCGCGTTTCGTAACGTTGGGATCGATCAAGCCGGGTACTGGAGTCGCAATCAGTCCCGGCAAACTGCTCATTTGCGCATTTGTGTTCTTTGTGTGTGTTACGGCCAGCAACGGCTGGCTCGATTTGCTGATCCTAACGACGGCATTTCTGCTGGCAAGCATTGCTTTCGTAAAACATGACGGCCACTATGCAAAGGCCATCAAGGCATCGTGGCTGCTCTTTCTGACGGCGGCGGTGATTCATTTGATCTTTCGTCTCTGGTTCGTCAGAAAAGTAGATATCTCGACGGCTAATGCGCTCTTGAGCACGGCGTTCTTTCTCGTGCGGTTGTTGCTTCTGATCCTCATGACCGCGCTCTTGCTGCGCAAATTCAGTCCCGTGCAGTATTCAGATTCCGTCACCTCCCGTTTGGGATTTCTGATTGGAAAGCGGAACGCTGTGCAGGCCGGACATATCACGATGCTCGCATTTTCGGTCTTGCCGCAAGTCCAAGAGCACATGGCCAACCGCAAACTTGCTCGCAAGCTGCGCGGGTTGACCGTTTCGAACGATACAGTTGGAAGATTGGAGTATGCAAGATCGGAACTGTTTGCGGCATTCAATTTTGCATTGTCCTATGCCGGAGTATTGGCTGCCGTGTTGTGGTCAAGAGGGTTTGACCCTGAGCGCTCCAGCATCGCTCCCCAAAAGTTCGCTGCATCTACGGCTGGAAACCTAGTCATAATTGTCTTCTGCATACTGTGTCTGACCACCCTATTGCCGCTGCCGATAAATTAGTTCGCGCGGGCGAACGACATCGGTACAGGTTGGACGTCCAATATGACGGCACCGACTTTAGCGGTATGCAGTGGCAGCCGGACCGCAGAACCGTGCAGAGGTGTTTAGAAGAAGCTCTCGAACCGCTCTTCGAAAAAAAAGTGCGCGTCATTCCGTCGAGCAGGACCGATGCCGGAGTGCATGCCGCGAGGCAAGTCGCGCATGTCGACGCGCCGATTCAGCGTCCGTTAGCCTCGATTGTCCGGGCAGGGAATTCCCATCTTCCGCCGGACGTCCGCATTCTATCGGCGGAGCTGGTTAACCAGGAGTTTCACGCGCGCTTCTCGGCTCGTTGGCGCGGATACAAATACCGAATCACTCGAGTTCCTTTGGCGATTGGCCGTCAATATGTCTGGGAGTTTCCGCAGCCGATGGAAACAGAGCGTCTCTTCGAGCTTGCCAAGTCCATCGAAGGCACGCATAGCTTCGAGGCTTTCGCGCACGAAAACCCCGTCGAGCGGCATGGCTACGAATGCACCGTATTTCGGTCCGAGTGGCAAATTGAAGGCGATTGTCTCACATATTCTATCGAAGCGAGCAGGTTCGTCCATGGCATGGTGCGTATGCTCGTCGGCTCAATGATCGACTATGTTTGTGACCGCCGCAACGGCAAGACGATTCTTCAAATTCTGGAGTCCGGCGACAATCGCAATGCCGGAACCAAAGCTCCTGCTGGCGGTCTGACATTGGAAACCGTCGGCTACGGCACCTGGCCAAACTCTAAGTCCTAATTTATCGCGCAGTGCAGAAGTTTCTCCAGTTCTTCTTCATCGGTCTGATATTCGGCGCCTTTGTGCTGTGGGTCGTCCAGCGTGACCTTGCTCGCCAAGTTGAATTTACTGCGCTCAAGGAAGAACTTGACTCGCTGAAGTGGGTTCAGTCCTCCGAGTTTATCACGCGTTCGTTCCACGAGAATGATAATCCGGTCAGAGTGCCTGAGATTCAAGGAGATATTCAACAGACTCGCGAAAATGCGATTACGCGGGCGATTTCGGCCACGTCAAATGCAGTCGTGGGCATTAGCGTCGAACAAGTCACCGAAGTAGTAAACCCTTACGTCCCCCGCGATCCGCTGTTCCGGATGTTTTTGGACGAAAAATACTGGCCGCGAACAATTCAACAGCAGGCGTCGAGCCTTGGCTCAGGTTTTATTGTTACGCAAGACGGATATATTGTGACCAACGAACATGTCGTCAGAAACGCGACCTCGATAGTCGTCACAACCACGGTAGGCAAAAAGTACCAAGCAAAAATTGTCGGCACTGACGAATTGCTTGATATGGCTCTAATCAAGATTGACGAAGTAAATCTCCCGTTTATTGACTGGGCGAATAGTGACGAGGCCATTGTCGGCGAATGGGTCGTAGCTATCGGCAATCCCTACGGACTTTTTGACGTAAACGATCAACCGTCCGTTGCCGTCGGCGTAATTTCCGCACTTAACCGAGATTTTGAGCGCGACGTAGACGGCCGCTTGTATACGGATATGATTCAAACCGACGCAGCAATTAATCGCGGCAACTCAGGCGGACCTTTGATCGACGCCGAGGGCCGCGCGGTTGGAATGAACACGTTGATTTTCACTGAATCCGGCGGTTCCGTCGGAATCGGCTTCGCAATTCCGTCCAATCGAATCGTGAACGCGATTGACGACCTGGTAAAGGGCGGAGTTGATCGCAACTTCTGGCTCGGCATTCGCGCTAACGACCTGCGCGGCATGCTATGGAAGATGTTGAATCTGGCAGAGAATCGCGGTGCTGTGGTCACCGGTGTAGACCCCGGCAGCCCCGCGGACAGAGCGGGCATAAAAGTCGAAGACGTGATTCTGAAGATCAACGATCGAACGATTGATTGCTCGGAGGATGCCAAAGAATTCATGAACAACACCGACATTCGCGTTGGTGATACATTGACATTTGTGATCAGCCGGCACGGCACGATCATGACCAAAGAAGTTGAATTGATACCAATTCCTAAAGCACGTTCGTATATACCCGGATGATAGAACGCTATTCACGCGAACCCATGGCGTCCTTGTGGACGGAAAAAGCTCGATATGATAGTTGGCTGCGAGTCGAAATTGCCGCGCTCAGGGCCCGCGCCGAACGCGGCGAAATAGATGCCAAGGTTGTCGACCAAATCGCCAACTCTGCCCGTTTTACCATTCAGGAAATCCACGAAGTGGAAGCTGAAGTCCACCACGACGTGATCGCTTTCCTGACGGTAGTTGCAAGGTATGTCGGCGCAAATTCGCGGTTAGTACATCTCGGGTTGACATCTTCGGACGTCGTAGACACGGCTTTCGCGCTGCAAATTCAGCGGGCTGGAGTGTTGCTGCTTGAGGATATCGAAGCACTGCAAATTGTCCTGCGTCGCAGGGCGCTCGAGTTTCGCCGCACGCCGGCGGTTGGCCGGACTCACGGTATTCACGCGGAGCCGACGGTCTTTGGACTAAAATTCGCGCTCTGGGCCGATGAGTTTTCTCGTCACGAAACGCGGCTCCACGAAACATTGTCTCGAGTGGCTGTAGGCAAATTGTCCGGTGCAGTTGGGAATTATGGACACACGGACGCTGATCTTGAAGAGCGCGTCATGTCCAACCTTGGAATCGGAGTAGCGCCGATTTCAACGCAGGTACTAAGCCGCGATCTGCACGCTGAATTTTTGAATCTTTGTGCGTTAATCGGCGGCACGGTCGAAAAGATCGCCGTCGAGATCCGGCATTTGCAGCGGACGGAAGTCAGCGAAGCCTTCGAGCCTTTTGGCAAGAAACAAAAAGGCTCTTCGGCGATGCCTCACAAGCGAAATCCTATACTTTGCGAGCGCTTGACCGGCATGTCGCGTATGATCAGAGGCTACGCGCTGGTCGGTATGGAAAATATCGCGCTGTGGCATGAACGCGATATCTCGCACTCTTCGACCGAGCGCGTGGTGTTTCCGGACGCATGTATCGCATTGGACTATATGCTGCACCTGCTTTTGCGGGTTATTGACGGATTGGAAGTGGATCAAGAGCAACTTCGACGAACAATCTTCATAACTCAAGGTGCGCTCGCGTCAGAGAAAGTACTGCATGCGCTTATTGAAAAAGGCTGGCTGCGGGAAGATGCTTATGCCGCCGTGCAGAAATCTGCACGAGCCGCAATCACAGAGCGTCGTTCCATGGCCGAGTTACTTAAGGAGAATTCCGCGGTTGTTGATGTACTGGGTGTCAACAAAATCGACGAGCTTGTGAAACTTGAACCGGATTTCGAAACAGCAGACGGCATTCTCCGTAGGCTGGGAATCTTGGAAGGATAAAAGATGAACCTTGACAAACTTGAGTTGCTGGTTCAAGGCAGTTCAAAAAAGCTGTACGCTACGAACAGGCCGAGTTACGCGATTCTTGAATTCACGGACGACGCAGGCAATCCCCGCGAATCGCGCAAAACCTCCTTTTCTGGAAAAGGTGAAATCAATTGTGGTGTTTCGAGCTTCCTATTTCAGTATCTCGAAAACTACCACGTTCCCACACACTTTGTCGAGCGCCAGTCGCCTACAGATATGGCGGTTCGTCGCGTAGAGATGTTCGACATTAAGGCTATTGTATATAACGTCGCGACGGGAGAATTCGCGCGTCGCTTTAGACTGGACGACGGTAGGCCGTTGGACTATCCGGTCGTCGAGTACTTTTTGAAAGACCCCGCGTTGAACAACCCGATGGTCAACGAAAGTCACGCTGTAGCCTTGGGCTACGGTCGTTCCGACGATCTGCGCACGATGCAGCGAATCGCCACCAAGACGAACGCGGTCTTGAAATCGCTCTTCGAACGACGTGGTTTGATTTTAGTCGAGTTTGAATTGGAATTTGGCGACGCGGGCGACCATCTCTGTATAGGAGACGAATTGACCGCTGACACGTGCAGAGTTTGGGATCGTAAAACGAATCGTAAACTTGACCGCGACCGCGCGCTGCAGGATCAGGCCGGCGTCGAGCGCGCCTATCGTGAACTGCTTGAACGGCTAACCAGCGCCGCATAAGATCATGAGTTTTGCTCGCGAAGCATGGCCGCTTGTACTCCCGCCGTTTGTTGTGGGAATCGGACTTCTTTGGTGGAGTTGCGGAGGAACTTCTGTTTGGCCGCAAGTCTCCGGATGGATTCTCGTCGTGTTGGCAATTGCAATCCTGTTGTTTTTCCGTGACCCTCAGCGGACGCCTCCGTCTGACCCGACGTTGGTCGTTTCGCCGGCGGATGGAGTTGTGGTGGAAACTACGACGCTTGACAGCGGTGAGAAGTTCGTCGCGATCTTTCTTTCAGTGTTTGACGTCCATGTCAACCGTGCGCCGTACGGAGGAAAAGTCAAACAGGTGACGAACAAGCCAGGAACGTATCGCCATGCCAATTCAAAGGAAGCTGCGACAGGCAACGCGCGCATCGATGTCGATATTGAAACGACGCACGGCATGATGCGGTTCAGCCAAATCTCCGGACTCGTCGCCCGCAAGATTTCTTGCAGAATAAAGCCCGGAGACACCGTGTCGACTGGGGAACGGTTTGGATTGATTTATTTCGGATCACGGATGGAAATAGTGATGCCCGCCTCGGCGGACATCAAGACAAAAGTGGGTGAACGCGCGGTTGCCGGAGAAACCGTTATCGCGGCGTTTGGCGGGGAACACAAAACAAGGAGCTAAGTTGCGACATCTCGCAAATATATTGACGTCACTGAATCTGGTCTTCGGTTTCTTCTCGATGATGCTTGCGATCGACGGAAGAATCGAAGTTGCCGCATGGTTGATTATCTTGGCTGTCGTGATGGACGCGTTCGACGGAAAAGCCGCGAGGTTTTTTGGAGCGTCGTCACCAATGGGCTTGCAGTTTGATTCGCTTGCCGACGTAGTCTCAATGGGAGTCGCGCCGTCAATCCTCGCTTACGCGGCCGCTTTCCGCGAAGATTCCCTCTTAGGCATGATTGTCTGCACAGTCCCCGTATTGGCCGCCGCCTATAGGCTTGCACGGTTCAATGTCCGTGCTGCGAGCCGGGCAAGCGCGTACGAAGGACTCACGTCGCCGCTGCATGCAAGCCTTATCGCTACCTTCATCTTGATGAATTACAATTTGTGGGGCGGGGTAGTGACACCCGAAGTCTTGGCGGGCCTGCTTGTCGTAACGTCTCTGTTAATGGTCAGCAAGATTCCGTTGGCCGGACTTCCACGGTTCACGTTGCGCGAGCACGGCCGAAACCTCCGTAAAGTCGCGATTCTCGTATTGGCTATTGTCGTTGGTGCGCTTAACCCACCGTTGTTCGGTTTTCCGATCATCCTGATGCTTTGCGTAACCGCGGCGATCGCTGGACAAATACAATCGCGCAAATCGCCGCGTATTCTCGATGAAGATATCTCAGAACCCATTTCCACAGGACTGAAGAAGCTGTGAAAGCAAAAGTCATCGTCAAATTAAAAGACACCGTTTTAGACCCGCAGGGACAGGCGATTCAACAGCTCCTCGAACAACGCGGATATAAGAATATCGCCGATGTTCGCGTCGGGAAGTTCATAGAGTTCGATCTCGACGGCATGAAACCCGAGGATGGCGAAAAGATGCTCGCTGAAATTGCGGACCGTGTGTTGGCCAATCCCATAATTGAATCGTTCCAGATCGAGGCCCAGTGAGCATCGCGGTTATCACCTTTCCCGGTTCAAACTGTGACCGAGATTGTCTGCATGTGTTGCAGAATGTCGTCGGCGCTCCCGCACGCATGGTCTTTCACAAAGACACCGAATTGGGTGACGACTGCACAGGCGTGCTCGTTCCCGGCGGATTCTCCTACGGCGACTATCTGCGCGCAGGAGCACTGGCTAAAATTGCCCCGGTCATGCCAGCCATCAAACGATTCGCCGATGCGGGCGGCCCGGTGCTTGGCATTTGCAACGGTTTTCAAATTCTCTGCGAGGTCGGACTGCTTCCCGGAGCGCTGATGTTGAACAAAACGCTGCGGTTCATCTCGCGCCACGTTGACATGCGTGTTGAGAGCAGCGATACGTTATTCACCCGGTATCTGTGGCAGGATCAGATCATTCGCATGCCCATTGCGCACGCGGAAGGCAATTTTTTCGCCGATCCCGACACACTCGCGAAACTCTCTGCCAACAACCAAATCGTTTTTCGCTATGTTGGACCTGAGAGACATGACGCTCCGGCAGGAAATCCCAACGGCAGCGCCATGTCCATCGCCGGAATTGTCAACGAAGCGGGGAATGTCTTGGGCATGATGCCCCATCCCGATCGTGCCAGTGAGGCCGTACTTGGCTCTACCGACGGTCTACCTATCTTCCGCGCCTTCGCGGAGGCCGCCTTGCATTCCTCTCGAATCGATTTCTCAGCCTAATATGAATCTCGGCGCAAGCGAACTTTTTCTCGTCTTAGTCGTCATCTTGCTACTCTTTGGCGGAAAACGACTGCCCGAAACTGCCCGTCAATTGGGACGCGGTATCCATGACTTGCGTCGGTCTTACCTTGATATTAAGCGCGAAGTCTCCGAACCCTTTACGCAGCCGCATACTACTCAATCCACCGCGAACAAACAGAGCTTGAATGCTCCGCCGAATACCCAGCCCAGAACAGATTCGGAAGAACCCCCGCAGGCTTCCTGATATTGTCAGCCAATCGTTAGCAAGCGCCCGAGAACTTAGCTCTTTGGGTGCTTTTGTGTCATTGTTGGATGACCGTGCGCTTAAGCAAGCTATGCAAGTGTCTGCGCGATTGCAAGCCGGAGAAGAGCTGCCCTTGGGCGGATACGTCGTCGCGGTCAAGGACAACATTGCCATCCAGGACGAAGCACTGACATGCGGATCAAAAATCCTTGATCGTCATCCAGCTACGTTTACTGCAACTGTTGTCGAACGTCTCGAGGCAGCCGGTGCGGTCATTATCGGGAAGACAAATCTCGATGAGTTTGCGATGGGATCGTCGACCGAAAACTCCGCCTTGGGGCTTACGCTGAATCCTTATGATCCCGGTCGTGTACCCGGCGGATCGTCTGGCGGAAGCGCCGTTGCAGTGGCATCCGGAATATGCCATGCGTCACTCGGGAGCGAAACTGGCGGAAGTGTAAGACAACCTGCGGCTTTCTGTGGAATCTGCGGGCTGAAGCCGACCTATGGACGGGTTTCGCGTTATGGATTGGTGGCATTCGGTTCTTCGCTCGATCAAGTTTCGCCGTTTGCTGCTGATTGCAGCGGTTTGTTTGATATTATCAAGGCGATCTCCGGTTCTGATCGGCGTGATGCGACTTCGTCTGGTGTCAAAGTCTCGTCTTCAGCGGCTTTATCCAAACTAAACCGCCCCTTAAGAATCGGCTTAGTCACGGATTTTCTCGAACACGAAGCGTTAGAACCCTCGGTCGCAAAAGCTGCAAATGAGGCGATTGCGGCGCTTGAAAAAGCAGGGCACAAGTTAACACGCATAAGCCTGCCTGACGTCGGCTTTTCTATTCCGGTGTACTACATTGTCGCCACCGCAGAAGCCAGTTCAAACCTTGCCCGTTTCGACGGAGCACGCTACGGTTTTCGCAGTCCCGATGTCACGGATTTGGCATCCGTCTACGATAATTCTCGCGGTGAAGGTTTCGGCAAAGAAGTCCGCCGCCGCATCATGATGGGTACGTATGTATTGTCGTCGGGATACTATGACGCCTATTACAAAACTGCATTGAAAGTCCGCCGCATAATCACGAACGAGCTGCTTGCGGCGCTGAAAGAAGTCGATCTTCTTTTTACGCCGACAACTCCGAGTCCTGCCTTCAAGTTCGGCGAGAAAGTCGATGACCCTATCGCGATGTATTTGTCTGACATCTTCACGGTCCCTGCAAATCTCGCAGGCATTCCCGCGTTGTCCGTGCCGTGGAGCCAAGACGAAAACGGCTTGCCCATAGGTTTGCAGCTCATGGGGTCGCATTTCGATGAGGAGCTGTTGCTCCAGGCCGGAGCGCTCTTGGAAGAACTGAGACCGAAAGCCTGATGCAAGGTTACGAACTAATTGCCGGGCTCGAAATTCACGCCCAACTTCAAACGCGCACGAAAGCGTTTTGCCGTTGTGAAAGCAAGTACGGCGCACCACCGAATACGCTTGTATGTCCGGTATGCTTAGGTACGCCCGGTGCTCTGCCCGTCTTGAATAAAGAAGTCGTTGCTCAAGCGGCAAGACTTGCTTCGGCACTCGGCGCTGAAGTTCATTTGCATTCGCGATTCGATCGCAAGAACTATTTCTATCCCGATCTCCCCAAGGGATATCAAATTTCACAGTTTGACAGGCCTTTCGCGACGGGTGGCCACCTTGAAATAGTCGTCAGCGGATCATCTCGGGTAGTCAACATTACTCGTGCGCACATCGAAGAAGATGCCGGCAAATCCATGCACCTCGAAGACGGTTCCACGATTGTCGATCTGAATCGTTGCGGTATTCCGTTAGTCGAGATAGTATCAGAACCCGATTTCCGTTCGCCGGAAGAGTGCGGGGCGTACTTGTCAGCCATGCGCGAGCTTTTGCGTTTCATAAACGTCTGCGATGGCAACATGGATGAAGGTTCTCTCCGGTGCGACGCAAACGTTTCAGTCCGCAAATTTGGCGAACCGGACTTCCGTGAACGTTGCGAAATGAAGAATCTGAACTCAATTCGCAATGTTGAACGAGCTGTGGCCTCGGAAATGAAACGTCAAATTGAAATCTACGAGAGCGGCGGTACGATTCAACGGCAAACATTGCACTGGGACGAACAGGATGAACGCCTGATTCCGATGCGCGTGAAGGAAGGTTCAGATGACTACCGCTATTTTCCTGAGCCCGATCTGCCCGAACTTAAAATCACGCAAGCATACGTGGATGACATTCGCGCTGCTATGCCCGAGTTGCCCGAGTCCCGCCGCAGAAAGTACCGCGAATACGGGTTGCATGAGGAAGCTGTCTACCTTTTGGCCACGGATCGAGGTTTGAGTGATTACTTTGAGGCCGCGATCGTCAATGGCCGTTCGCCCCTGACCGTGGCCGCATGGGTGCAAGGTGATATTCAACGCATACTAAAAGAGCAAAATCTCGACATCACGGATTTCAAAGTCGAGCCAAGTCGCTTGGGCGACTTAATTGATGCGGTGGAATCAAAGAAGATAAACCGCACGACTGGGAAAGAGCTTTTGCGCACGATGTTGTCTGACACACGTTCCGTCGCAGATCTGATCAAGACAAGCGGCGCTCAGCAAATTGGGGACACCGACAAGATTCGCGAAATCATCATGGGTGTTCTTTCTGCAAGTCCGGACGAGCTGGCAAAATACAAAGCAGGCAAGACCAAAATGGTCGGCTATTTTATGGGGCAGGTCATGCAGGCCACAAAGGGGCAGGCCGACCCCCAGTTGGCTAAAGACCTATTGATGGAAATTCTTAACTCGCAAAGTTAGGGAGACAATGCAACTAATCTCACTTCAAATATCGGGTTTCAAATCGTTCGCCAACGAGACGAAAATCCAATTCGCTCCCGGCGTAACAGGCGTGGTCGGTCCCAACGGGTGCGGCAAGTCCAACGTGGTTGACTCGCTACGTTGGGTTCTCGGCGAGCAGCGCTCTTCCGTATTGCGCGGCGAACGAATGGAAAACGTAATCTTCAACGGAACGGTAAAGCGCAAGCCCTTGAACTTGGCTGAAGTGCGTGTGAAATTTGACAACACGAGCGGCCGCATTAATCTTCCGTATACGGAAATTGAAATTGCCCGGAGACTGCATCGCGACGGCACGAGCGAATACCTGATAAACAACAATTCCTGCAGACTTCGTGATATCACGGATATGTTGCAGGACAGTGGATTGGGACCGAACGCGTACACGATTCTCGAGCTGAAAATGATTGAGGATATTTTGCGTGAGGATGGAGAGGGGCGCCGTCAACTCTTTGAAGAAGCGTCGGGAATCGCGAAGTACAAATTGCGTCGCCGCCAAGCGCTCTCAAAACTCTCACAAACTGAAGATGATCTGTTAAGACTTGCCGACATCATCGCCGAAGTTGAGCGTCAGGTTGCCTCGCTGAAGCGGCAAGTCAGTCGCGCCAAGCGCTATCAAGAACTGACCGCTGAGTTGAAACGATCGGAAATCGCGTTCTCTGTTCATGAGTTTGACCGGTTAGAAGCTGAGCTTCAGCCGATGCGCCAAGCGCTTTCAGATGCATCCGGGCACGCGGAGGGCAGCAATACCCACTTGCGTCAGTATGAAGCCAAAGTCGAGCAAATGCGCACCGAACAAATCGAGAGCGACCAAAAACTCTCGCAGCTTCGTCAAGAACTTCAAGAATCCGTCGCGGCAATTTCCGCGCTTGAAGCGGAGAAAGCTGGCGCAGAAGCTCGTTTGAGCGCCGCCAAAGAGGGACTCGACCGAGCGCAAAGGCAGGTCATTCTCTCAAAAGATCGTCTGAACACGCTCATGCTAAGGAAGGAAAGCCTTGCAAAAGACCGTTCAGAAGCACAAACTGAGCTCGAGGCCGCCCAAGCACAGGTAGACGAAGCGGAGAAGAAGTTTCAAGCCGCGCAGTCTGCTCTGAAATCACTTGAGTCAACGTACAAGGAAACTGACGCACAGCTTGCATCGCGGAATAGAGAGCAAGCGTCGCTTGAAAGTGAGCGCGCAAAACTGCTTGAGGCTGTGGCCCGTCAAAAAG
This region of Calditrichota bacterium genomic DNA includes:
- the gatB gene encoding Asp-tRNA(Asn)/Glu-tRNA(Gln) amidotransferase subunit GatB is translated as MQGYELIAGLEIHAQLQTRTKAFCRCESKYGAPPNTLVCPVCLGTPGALPVLNKEVVAQAARLASALGAEVHLHSRFDRKNYFYPDLPKGYQISQFDRPFATGGHLEIVVSGSSRVVNITRAHIEEDAGKSMHLEDGSTIVDLNRCGIPLVEIVSEPDFRSPEECGAYLSAMRELLRFINVCDGNMDEGSLRCDANVSVRKFGEPDFRERCEMKNLNSIRNVERAVASEMKRQIEIYESGGTIQRQTLHWDEQDERLIPMRVKEGSDDYRYFPEPDLPELKITQAYVDDIRAAMPELPESRRRKYREYGLHEEAVYLLATDRGLSDYFEAAIVNGRSPLTVAAWVQGDIQRILKEQNLDITDFKVEPSRLGDLIDAVESKKINRTTGKELLRTMLSDTRSVADLIKTSGAQQIGDTDKIREIIMGVLSASPDELAKYKAGKTKMVGYFMGQVMQATKGQADPQLAKDLLMEILNSQS
- a CDS encoding twin-arginine translocase TatA/TatE family subunit; translated protein: MNLGASELFLVLVVILLLFGGKRLPETARQLGRGIHDLRRSYLDIKREVSEPFTQPHTTQSTANKQSLNAPPNTQPRTDSEEPPQAS
- the purQ gene encoding phosphoribosylformylglycinamidine synthase subunit PurQ is translated as MSIAVITFPGSNCDRDCLHVLQNVVGAPARMVFHKDTELGDDCTGVLVPGGFSYGDYLRAGALAKIAPVMPAIKRFADAGGPVLGICNGFQILCEVGLLPGALMLNKTLRFISRHVDMRVESSDTLFTRYLWQDQIIRMPIAHAEGNFFADPDTLAKLSANNQIVFRYVGPERHDAPAGNPNGSAMSIAGIVNEAGNVLGMMPHPDRASEAVLGSTDGLPIFRAFAEAALHSSRIDFSA
- the gatA gene encoding Asp-tRNA(Asn)/Glu-tRNA(Gln) amidotransferase subunit GatA is translated as MLRRIPSPEQIRKNPRRLPDIVSQSLASARELSSLGAFVSLLDDRALKQAMQVSARLQAGEELPLGGYVVAVKDNIAIQDEALTCGSKILDRHPATFTATVVERLEAAGAVIIGKTNLDEFAMGSSTENSALGLTLNPYDPGRVPGGSSGGSAVAVASGICHASLGSETGGSVRQPAAFCGICGLKPTYGRVSRYGLVAFGSSLDQVSPFAADCSGLFDIIKAISGSDRRDATSSGVKVSSSAALSKLNRPLRIGLVTDFLEHEALEPSVAKAANEAIAALEKAGHKLTRISLPDVGFSIPVYYIVATAEASSNLARFDGARYGFRSPDVTDLASVYDNSRGEGFGKEVRRRIMMGTYVLSSGYYDAYYKTALKVRRIITNELLAALKEVDLLFTPTTPSPAFKFGEKVDDPIAMYLSDIFTVPANLAGIPALSVPWSQDENGLPIGLQLMGSHFDEELLLQAGALLEELRPKA